Genomic DNA from uncultured Methanobrevibacter sp.:
ACTGTTACCGGAAAGACTATTGCTGAAAATCTTGAAAATGTTGAAAACAAAAACACTGATGTTATTCGTACATTGGATAATCCTGTACATGAAGATGGTGGAATTGCAATTCTTAAAGGTAATCTTGCTCCAAACGGAAGTGTTGTTAAAAAAGGTGCAGTTGCAGATCATTTAATGCATCTTAAAGGTCCGGCTAAAGTATATAATTCAGAAGAGGATGTAACAAAAGCAATATTTGACCATGAAATCGATGAAGGAGACATTGTTGTAATCAGATATGAAGGACCTAAAGGTGGACCTGGTATGCGTGAAATGCTCAATCCAACCTCTGCTCTTGCAGGAATGAACATTAAGGATGTCGGATTAATCACTGACGGAAGGTTCTCCGGAGGAACACGTGGGCCTTGTATAGGACATGTATCTCCTGAAGCCAGAGAAGATGGTCCGATTGCCGCAATAAAAGATGGGGACATTATTGAGATTGACATTAACAACAGATTAATTAATGTTGAACTTTCAGATGAAGAAATCGAAGCAAGACTTAAAGATGTCAAACACCCTGAAAGTGATGTTGCAGGATGGTTGGCATTGTATCAGAAACTGGTTCACTCAGCAGATACTGGTGCTATATTAAGGTAGTGTTTAAATGGAAATACTTAATTATTCAGAGATTGATTTAACTGAAACTATCAAAAGATCAGAAGAAGATGTAAACAAGGTATTAGACATTGTTTCTGACATTTTAAACAATGTTAGAGTAAATAAAGATAATGCTATTAGAGAATATACTGAGAAGTTTGATGGTGTTACAATAGAAAATTTGAAAGTATCCAAAGATGAAATTGAAGAGGCTTATGAAACTTTGGATGATGAATTGCTTGTGGCTTTAAAGCAAGCGGCAGATAATATTGAAAAATTTCATAAAAGGCAAATTCCATCTGAGTGGGAAATGGAAGTAAATCCAGGTATTGTTGCAGGTCAAATTGTAAGGCCAATTAACTCTGCCGGATGTTATATCCCTGGAGGTCGTGCGGCTTACCCTTCATCAATATTGATGACAGTAATTCCAGCAAAAATTGCCGGTGTTAAAAAAGTCGTTTGTGTGACACCTCCACAAAAGGACGGAAAAATTTTAGATGCCATTTTGGTTGCAGCAGATATTGCAGGTGCAGATGAGATATATAAAGTCGGTGGAGCACAGGCAATTGCAGGTCTTGCATATGGTACCGAGTCAATACCTCGTGTAGAAAAAATTGTCGGTCCGGGTAATATATTCGTTACAGCTGCAAAAAAATTAGTATATGGTCAAGTAGATATTGAGTTTCCTGCAGGTCC
This window encodes:
- the hisD gene encoding histidinol dehydrogenase; its protein translation is MEILNYSEIDLTETIKRSEEDVNKVLDIVSDILNNVRVNKDNAIREYTEKFDGVTIENLKVSKDEIEEAYETLDDELLVALKQAADNIEKFHKRQIPSEWEMEVNPGIVAGQIVRPINSAGCYIPGGRAAYPSSILMTVIPAKIAGVKKVVCVTPPQKDGKILDAILVAADIAGADEIYKVGGAQAIAGLAYGTESIPRVEKIVGPGNIFVTAAKKLVYGQVDIEFPAGPSEVLILADSTANPEFLATDILAQAEHDPNASCFLVTDDEDLAIKTDEFVRQLTETAPRREIIEESLSKSGKIIVTNTFEEAIYVTNEYAPEHLIISTADDDETLSHIKNAGSIFLGAYSPVAAGDYGSGTNHVLPTGGGAKMYSGLSTEAFIKKPTVQRLTKEGLKELSKTSVPIAEYEGFFAHANSFKTRLRD